The following are encoded in a window of Peromyscus leucopus breed LL Stock chromosome X, UCI_PerLeu_2.1, whole genome shotgun sequence genomic DNA:
- the Smim9 gene encoding small integral membrane protein 9 — MKLLKLFCVGPLLCPVVCLLLETATPPSALLTFEVKEKAGLKSGAVSVFAIRMNAPDFERQKTQVSGLQRSRISKLKNHLSDFFKSSIPLAAIFVFFVTVALMGILCCLTFFVGEPIH; from the exons ATGAAGCTTCTGAAGCTGTTCTGCGTAGGACCGTTGTTGTGCCCTGTGGTTTGTCTCTTGTTAGAGACAGCTACTCCTCCTTCAGCTTTACTTACCTTTGAAGTGAAAGAAAAAGCAGGATTGAAATCAGGTGCAGTGAGTGTATTTGCTATTAGGATGAATGCTCCTGACTTCGAAAGACAAAAGACTCAAGTCTCAG GACTCCAGAGGTCTCGGATAAGCAAGTTAAAAAATCATCTGTCAGATTTCTTCAAGAGCTCCATACCTCTAgcagccatttttgttttttttgtcacCGTAGCACTGATGGGGATCCTCTGCTGCCTCAC CTTTTTTGTAGGTGAACCAATCCACTGA